One genomic window of Solanum dulcamara chromosome 10, daSolDulc1.2, whole genome shotgun sequence includes the following:
- the LOC129870688 gene encoding ABC transporter G family member 6-like — translation MSRIVAQNVSPVRDCVPLYDRREMVEMSSPTFAQLLNNVTGDEAETPVHQVLTMDPPHLLPPQQSIPFILSFSNLTYSVRVRRKNIFPAMSGRRTDEAPVMRTKVLLNDISGEARHGELLAVLGASGSGKSTLIDALANRIAKESLKGEIKLNGEPLHSKLLKVISAYVMQDDLLYPMLTVEETLMFSAEFRLPRTLSKSKKKARVHALIDQLGLRNAAKTIIGDEGHRGVSGGERRRVSIGIDIIHDPIILFLDEPTSGLDSTSAYMVIKVLQRIAQSGSIVIMSIHQPSYRILGLLDRLIFLSRGQTVYSGSPLNLPQFFAEFGHPIPENENKTEFALDLIRELEGSPDGTNNLVEFNRAWKNTNRKSETTPARYDLSLKEVISASISRGKLVPGATNDAANPTAMVPTFANPIWTEMAVLSKRSFTNSWRMWEIFAVRFGAVMVTGFILATLFWRLDNSPRGIRERIGFFAFAMSTTYYTCAEALPVFIHERFIFMRETAYNAYRRSSYCLSHALVSIPALLFLSIAFAALTFWAVGLDGGASSFLFYFSVILASFWAGNSFVTFLSGVIPHVMIGYVIVVAIFAYYLLFSGFFLNRDRIPSYWIWFHYLSLVKYPYEAVILNEFKDPTKCFVRGIQLFDNSPLGDVPISLKEKLLDSISKTLNVRITSSTCVTTGADILVQQGITQLNKWNCLWVTIAWGFFFRIMFYFCLLLGSKNKRR, via the coding sequence ATGTCAAGAATTGTAGCTCAAAATGTATCACCAGTAAGAGATTGTGTACCTCTTTATGATCGGAGAGAGATGGTTGAAATGTCGTCGCCGACGTTTGCTCAATTGTTGAACAATGTCACCGGAGATGAAGCTGAAACTCCAGTTCACCAAGTTCTGACTATGGATCCGCCGCATCTGCTACCGCCGCAGCAATCAATTCCATTTATATTGTCATTCAGTAACCTGACATACAGCGTGAGAGTCCGccggaaaaatatttttccggCAATGTCCGGTCGCCGGACAGATGAAGCGCCGGTCATGAGAACGAAGGTGCTTTTGAATGATATATCAGGGGAGGCGCGTCACGGAGAGCTACTCGCAGTGCTCGGCGCGTCTGGTTCGGGGAAATCGACTCTGATTGATGCGTTAGCTAATCGAATTGCGAAGGAGAGCTTGAAAGGGGAGATAAAATTGAACGGAGAGCCATTGCATTCGAAGTTGCTGAAAGTGATATCGGCGTACGTGATGCAGGATGATCTCCTTTATCCGATGCTTACAGTGGAAGAAACACTAATGTTTTCAGCAGAGTTTCGGCTTCCACGAACTCTGTCGAAATCGAAGAAGAAAGCTAGAGTTCACGCTTTAATCGATCAATTAGGACTCCGAAATGCTGCCAAAACTATAATCGGAGATGAAGGACACCGTGGAGTCTCCGGCGGTGAAAGAAGGAGAGTTTCAATTGGAATTGATATCATCCATGACCCGATCATCTTATTTCTTGATGAACCTACATCTGGTCTCGATTCCACTAGTGCTTACATGGTGATTAAAGTTCTTCAACGAATCGCACAGAGTGGAAGTATTGTGATAATGTCAATTCATCAGCCAAGTTATCGAATTCTCGGTTTACTTGATCGATTGATTTTCTTATCACGCGGACAAACTGTTTACAGTGGTTCGCCGTTGAATTTGCCCCAATTTTTTGCCGAATTTGGTCATCCAATTCCAGAAAATGAAAACAAAACAGAGTTTGCGCTTGATTTAATCCGTGAACTCGAAGGCTCACCAGATGGAACAAACAATTTAGTTGAATTCAACAGAGCATGGAAAAATACTAATCGGAAATCTGAAACAACGCCGGCGAGATATGATTTGTCATTAAAGGAAGTAATAAGTGCAAGCATTTCTAGAGGAAAATTAGTTCCTGGTGCAACGAATGATGCTGCTAATCCTACTGCTATGGTTCCTACTTTTGCAAATCCAATATGGACCGAAATGGCCGTGCTATCAAAGCGATCATTCACAAACTCATGGCGTATGTGGGAAATATTTGCAGTCCGTTTCGGTGCAGTAATGGTCACAGGTTTCATCCTCGCGACACTGTTCTGGCGACTTGACAATTCCCCTAGAGGCATACGGGAACGCATTGGGTTTTTCGCGTTTGCCATGTCAACAACTTACTACACCTGCGCAGAGGCGTTGCCCGTTTTCATTCACGAGAGGTTCATTTTCATGAGGGAAACAGCTTACAATGCTTATCGGAGATCGTCTTATTGCCTCTCTCATGCTTTGGTTTCGATACCAGCTTTGCTATTCCTCTCTATAGCATTCGCAGCCTTGACATTTTGGGCTGTTGGCCTAGACGGTGGAGCTTCGAGCTTTCTGTTCTACTTTTCTGTCATCTTGGCTTCGTTCTGGGCGGGTAATTCATTCGTCACATTCCTATCTGGGGTCATTCCTCATGTCATGATCGGATATGTAATCGTCGTAGCAATTTTTGCATATTACCTCCTTTTCAGCGGTTTCTTCCTCAACCGTGACAGGATCCCGTCTTACTGGATATGGTTTCATTACCTCTCGCTCGTGAAATACCCATATGAAGCAGTGATACTAAACGAATTCAAAGACCCTACGAAATGCTTCGTTCGTGGGATTCAGTTGTTCGATAACAGCCCACTCGGGGATGTTCCAATTTCATTGAAGGAGAAGTTGTTGGACAGTATAAGCAAAACGTTGAACGTAAGGATAACAAGTTCCACATGTGTAACGACTGGTGCAGATATattggttcagcaagggataACTCAACTGAACAAATGGAATTGCTTGTGGGTAACAATTGCATGGGGATTTTTCTTTAGGATTATGTTTTATTTCTGCTTGTTATTGGGAAGTAAAAACAAAAGAAGGTAA